A window of the Lolium perenne isolate Kyuss_39 chromosome 7, Kyuss_2.0, whole genome shotgun sequence genome harbors these coding sequences:
- the LOC127312536 gene encoding small ribosomal subunit protein uS10, translating into MATELAYAPPMKAGKEGFQGTQEVQHRIRITLSSKSVKNLEKVCADLVKGAKDKSLKVKGPVRMPTKVLNITTRKSPCGEGTNTWDRFEMRVHKRVIDLVSSPDVVKQITSITIEPGVEVEVTISDQ; encoded by the exons ATGGCGACCGAGCTCGCGTACGCCCCACCAATGAAGGCCGGCAAGGAGGGCTTCCAGGGCACGCAGGAGGTGCAGCACAGGATCCGCATCACCCTCTCCTCCAAGAGCGTCAAGAACCTCGAGAAGG TCTGCGCCGATCTGGTGAAGGGAGCCAAGGACAAGAGCCTCAAGGTCAAGGGCCCCGTGAGGATGCCCACCAAGGTGCTCAACATCACCACCAGGAAGTCCCCCTGTGGAGAAG GTACTAACACCTGGGATCGGTTCGAGATGCGGGTGCACAAGAGGGTGATTGACCTTGTCAGCTCCCCTGATGTTGTCAAGCAGATCACTTCAATCACCATCGAGCCCGGCGTTGAGGTGGAAGTGACCATCAGCGACCAGTAG
- the LOC127312535 gene encoding DNA (cytosine-5)-methyltransferase DRM2, with the protein MVDSDDSFEWESDGDAEPSSAPALRNMDAAGPSTLVHQDSDDSFEWESDGDAEPSSAPALRNMDAAGPSTLVHQDPNGRANGEAPPNSLVEGYVGMGFTIEMVVKGIKQIGYSDSNALLELLLTYKAIGDEAAGNCSTSGLISQSVEDDDDFDFENWDGDDDADGREPNSDDSGHEDFPQEMSEKDNKIKSLVNMGFAEDEANRAITRCGVDASVCLLVDSIYASQAAGNCSYMNQSEYEVTDRGFDSFGVRKKARLMEESKKKMKHYGSGAQGSRSSLDGNHGELMWLPHPMVGFNLPTDRLRSVTRSLPKQASGPPYFYYENMARAPKNVWKEISRSLYDIEPEFVDSRFFCAAARESGYVHNLPIEKRSPLRPLPPKTIFEAFPHYKKWWPTWDHREQLNCFETRVASPKQIKKIECALVRSSNPPPLTVQKYVMDQCREWNLVWVGKNKVAPLEQDEMEYLHGFPRNHTRGVASRKRYKCLGDSFQVDTVGYHLSVLKDMYPNGVNVLSLFTGIGGGEVALHRLGIHMKTVISVEISEDNRRILRGWWDQTQTGTLIEIADVKSLTNDRIASFIGRFGRFDLVIGGLECEQPALFYHYCRILKAVKSATARM; encoded by the exons atggtg GATAGCGATGATAGTTTTGAGTGGGAAAGTGATGGTGACGCTGAACCCTCATCAGCCCCGGCCTTGAGGAACATGGATGCTGCTGGTCCATCAACTTTGGTACACCAG GATAGCGATGATAGTTTTGAGTGGGAAAGTGATGGTGACGCTGAACCCTCATCAGCCCCGGCCTTGAGGAACATGGATGCTGCTGGTCCATCAACTTTGGTACACCAG GATCCTAATGGGCGGGCTAATGGGGAAGCACCACCTAATTCTTTAGTTGAGGGATATGTGGGAATGGGTTTCACAATAGAGATGGTCGTGAAGGGCATTAAACAGATTG GGTACAGTGATTCAAATGCATTGCTTGAGCTACTTCTCACATATAAG GCAATTGGAGATGAGGCTGCGGGTAATTGCTCTACTTCTGGTCTCATCTCCCAGAGtgttgaagatgatgatgattttgattttgaaaactGGGATGGAGATGACGATGCTGATGGGAGAGAACCCAACTCTGATGATTCTGGTCATGAG GATTTTCCACAAGAGATGTCAGAGAAGGACAACAAGATAAAGTCCTTAGTAAACATGGGTTTTGCTGAAGATGAAGCAAATAGGGCTATTACCAGATGtg GTGTGGATGCCTCTGTGTGTCTATTAGTCGATTCGATCTATGCATCCCAAGCTGCAGGAAATTGTAGTTATATGAATCAATCTGAATATGAG GTTACTGATAGGGGCTTTGATTCCTTTGGAGTGAGAAAGAAAGCAAGATTGATGGAGGAGAGCAAGAAAAAAATGAAACATTATGGAAGTGGAGCACAAGGAAGTCGCTCCTCCTTGGATGGTAACCATGGTGAACTAATGTGGCTCCCACATCCGATGGTTGGATTCAACCTACCTACTGATAGGCTACGGTCAGTGACAAGAAGTCTTCCTAAACAAGCTAGTGGCCCACCTTACTTCTACTATGAAAATATGGCTAGAGCTCCAAAAAATGTATGGAAGGAAATTTCCAGATCCCTGTATGACATAGAACCTGAGTTTGTGGATTCTAGATTCTTCTGTGCAGCTGCTCGGGAAAGTGGCTATGTCCATAATTTGCCGATTGAGAAAAGGTCACCTCTCCGTCCTCTCCCTCCAAAGACCATATTTGAGGCCTTTCCTCATTATAAGAAGTGGTGGCCTACCTGGGACCACAGAGAGCAGCTCAATTGCTTTGAGACCCGTGTGGCAAGTCCAAAACAGATAAAAAAGATCGAATGTGCTCTTGTAAGGTCAAGTAATCCACCACCTCTAACAGTTCAGAAGTATGTAATGGACCAGTGCAGAGAATGGAACCTTGTTTGGGTTGGAAAGAACAAGGTTGCCCCTCTAGAGCAAGATGAGATGGAATATTTACACGGTTTTCCAAGAAACCATACGAGAGGAGTGGCCAGTAGAAAGAGGTACAAGTGTCTTGGTGATTCTTTCCAAGTTGATACTGTCGGCTACCACTTGTCGGTGTTGAAGGACATGTATCCGAATGGTGTTAATGTGCTATCCTTATTCACCGGTATTGGAGGAGGAGAGGTAGCTTTGCACAGGCTTGGAATCCACATGAAAACAGTGATATCTGTTGAGATAAGTGAAGATAACAGGAGGATTCTGAGGGGTTGGTGGGATCAGACACAAACTGGCACGCTAATTGAGATTGCTGATGTGAAGTCTCTCACTAATGATAGAATTGCATCATTTATTGGTAGATTTGGTCGATTTGACTTGGTGATAGGGGGCCTGGAGTGTGAGCAACCTGCTTTATTCTACCACTATTGTAGAATCTTGAAAGCCGTCAAGTCAGCTACGGCAAGGATGTAG